The proteins below come from a single Asanoa ferruginea genomic window:
- a CDS encoding AAA family ATPase, which translates to MSARVGTQFRAIVDARPTDYRAAVPGAVLVAPDLRASGIADGAVLRLTTVRGRVGLVTVAPTDPSPEAAVDNGALRIDRLTRQAIKAYPNEPVTVEVVELPPASEVSLVPSVALGAHQANLVPALKSMLVTHRVALREGMLIYFTPSDRLVGLTFEVHAVAGREGLVTADTDVWLISADHEHGPGEGHDHHDRPSTVLDTTFEDVGGLTTQLREVREYVELPLLFPHVYRQLGIDAPRGVILHGAPGTGKTLLARSVANEVNANYWHVDGPEIVGTYSGETEANLRKVFADASASAPAIILIDEIDAIATVRRTASSSSESRAVAQLLALMDGLGRAEGLLVIGTTNRLHAIDPALRRAGRFDREIFFPTPTPGEREQILRVHCREMPLDESALDTLGEISSQAHGFVGADLMELAREAGLHALRRAAARFVAAPSLANSPDPADLIVRADDFRAALRTVRPAALRQAASEHPPTRWGDIGGYDDVKKRLRSIVEAFVSVGSGRSAGTGLATDAGIVLAGAPGTGKTALVRAMAGESGVNLVTVHGPELFSQWLGETEETLRAVFDRARNVAPSILFFDQLDAIAPRPGGRSDDGARAQRRVISQLTAELDALDPASRVLVVAASNRLAEVEPAILRHGRLGVHIHVRAPSDDDRAGILHRQLRPANLAEPAEALVAALVPLTAGLVGGDLEFICQSAAQAASAEERPLSRADLLAAVENARANPTEGDSSGD; encoded by the coding sequence ATGTCAGCGCGCGTCGGCACGCAGTTCCGGGCCATCGTTGATGCTCGCCCGACGGATTACCGCGCGGCCGTGCCAGGCGCCGTACTCGTGGCGCCGGATCTGCGTGCCTCGGGGATCGCCGATGGTGCCGTCCTGCGGCTGACGACCGTCCGCGGTCGCGTCGGCCTTGTCACGGTGGCGCCCACCGACCCGTCTCCCGAAGCGGCGGTGGACAACGGCGCTCTCCGGATCGACCGGCTGACGCGTCAGGCGATCAAGGCCTACCCCAACGAGCCCGTCACCGTCGAGGTCGTCGAGCTGCCTCCGGCGTCCGAGGTCAGCCTCGTGCCGAGCGTTGCGCTGGGCGCACACCAGGCCAACCTCGTTCCCGCGCTGAAGTCGATGCTCGTGACACACCGGGTGGCGCTGCGCGAGGGCATGCTCATCTATTTCACGCCGTCGGATCGGCTGGTCGGGCTCACCTTCGAGGTTCATGCCGTGGCGGGCCGGGAGGGCCTCGTCACCGCGGACACCGACGTCTGGCTCATCTCCGCCGACCACGAGCACGGCCCCGGCGAGGGTCATGACCACCACGACCGGCCGAGCACGGTGCTCGACACCACCTTCGAGGACGTCGGCGGGCTGACGACCCAGCTGCGCGAGGTGCGCGAATACGTCGAACTTCCGTTGTTGTTCCCCCACGTCTACCGCCAGCTCGGCATCGACGCGCCCCGCGGGGTGATCCTCCACGGCGCTCCCGGAACAGGAAAGACCCTCCTGGCCCGTAGCGTCGCCAACGAGGTCAACGCCAACTACTGGCACGTCGACGGCCCCGAGATCGTCGGCACCTACAGCGGCGAGACCGAGGCCAACCTGCGCAAGGTGTTCGCGGACGCGAGCGCGTCGGCGCCCGCGATCATCCTCATCGACGAAATCGACGCGATCGCGACCGTACGCCGAACGGCGTCCAGCAGCTCCGAATCGCGCGCAGTGGCCCAGCTGCTCGCCCTCATGGACGGGCTCGGGCGCGCCGAAGGGCTGCTCGTCATCGGCACCACCAACCGGCTGCACGCCATCGACCCGGCCCTGCGCCGGGCCGGCCGGTTCGACCGCGAGATCTTCTTCCCCACACCCACCCCCGGCGAACGCGAACAGATTCTGCGGGTCCACTGCCGCGAGATGCCGCTCGACGAGAGCGCCCTCGACACCCTCGGCGAAATCTCGTCCCAGGCGCACGGATTTGTCGGCGCCGATCTCATGGAACTCGCCCGGGAGGCCGGGCTCCACGCGTTGCGCCGGGCAGCGGCCCGCTTCGTGGCGGCCCCGTCGCTGGCAAACAGCCCCGATCCCGCCGATCTCATCGTGCGGGCGGACGACTTCCGCGCCGCGCTGCGCACCGTGCGTCCGGCGGCGCTCCGCCAAGCGGCCAGCGAGCATCCACCGACGAGGTGGGGCGACATCGGCGGTTACGACGACGTGAAGAAGCGGCTCCGGTCGATCGTCGAGGCGTTCGTTTCCGTCGGCAGCGGCCGATCGGCGGGCACCGGGCTGGCCACCGATGCGGGCATCGTGCTCGCCGGCGCGCCCGGAACCGGCAAGACGGCGCTGGTGCGGGCCATGGCGGGCGAATCCGGCGTCAACCTCGTGACGGTGCACGGGCCGGAGCTGTTCTCGCAGTGGTTGGGCGAGACGGAGGAGACCCTGCGGGCCGTGTTCGACCGGGCCCGCAACGTGGCGCCGTCGATCCTCTTCTTCGACCAGCTCGATGCCATCGCGCCGCGACCGGGCGGGCGGAGCGATGACGGGGCACGGGCCCAGCGCCGGGTCATCAGCCAGCTCACCGCCGAGCTGGATGCGCTCGATCCGGCCTCGCGGGTCCTCGTCGTCGCCGCGTCCAACCGCCTGGCCGAGGTCGAGCCGGCGATCCTGCGGCACGGACGACTCGGCGTGCACATCCACGTCCGGGCTCCGAGCGACGACGATCGCGCCGGGATCCTGCATCGGCAACTGCGCCCC
- a CDS encoding ABC transporter permease produces the protein MTSYVVRRVLGAIPLLLAIVVIIFFITRLVPGDPVSAMLPENATELDRQRMTELYGLNDPVLVQFWKYLVQLLHGNLGTSFQYHSSVSELLWRRLPATLDLAIAALLFGWIIGIALGAIASTKHNKWQDRTASIVGLIGISAPTFWIGLLLIIYVAVPTGWFPTGGRLPADVVPPGPTGVNFIDAIIHLDPGLFFTSLRYVALPAITLGAAMTGLLVRMTRSSMLEVLGDDYIRTARAKGARESTVNFRHALRNAGRPVATVMGLEAASLLSGSIVVETIFSWPGLGQTLVNSVDFRDYPVIQATVLMFAVVFVLTNLAVDIAYCFIDPRIKY, from the coding sequence TTGACCAGCTACGTCGTGCGGCGCGTGCTCGGAGCGATCCCCCTGCTTCTCGCCATCGTCGTGATCATCTTCTTCATCACCCGGCTCGTCCCGGGCGACCCGGTTTCGGCGATGCTGCCCGAGAATGCCACCGAGCTCGACCGGCAGCGGATGACCGAGCTGTACGGGCTGAACGATCCGGTGCTCGTCCAGTTCTGGAAGTACCTGGTCCAACTGCTGCACGGAAACCTGGGCACGTCGTTCCAGTACCACAGCTCGGTCAGCGAGCTCCTGTGGCGGCGCCTGCCCGCCACGCTCGATCTGGCGATCGCCGCACTGCTCTTCGGGTGGATCATCGGCATCGCCCTGGGTGCCATCGCGTCGACCAAGCACAACAAGTGGCAGGACCGCACGGCGAGCATTGTCGGTCTCATCGGAATCTCGGCGCCGACGTTCTGGATCGGGTTGCTGCTCATCATCTACGTAGCCGTGCCGACGGGGTGGTTCCCCACCGGCGGCCGGCTGCCCGCGGACGTCGTGCCTCCCGGTCCAACCGGGGTGAACTTCATCGACGCCATCATCCACCTCGACCCTGGCCTGTTCTTCACCTCGCTGCGGTATGTCGCGCTGCCAGCCATCACGCTCGGTGCGGCCATGACCGGTCTGCTCGTGCGGATGACGCGCTCGAGCATGCTCGAGGTGCTTGGCGACGACTACATCCGCACCGCCCGGGCCAAGGGTGCCCGGGAGAGCACGGTCAACTTCCGCCACGCCCTACGCAACGCCGGTCGCCCCGTCGCCACCGTCATGGGCCTGGAGGCGGCGTCACTGCTCAGCGGGTCGATCGTCGTGGAGACCATCTTCTCGTGGCCCGGGTTGGGGCAGACGCTCGTCAACTCCGTGGATTTCCGCGACTATCCGGTCATTCAGGCCACGGTGCTGATGTTCGCCGTCGTCTTCGTGCTGACGAACCTGGCCGTTGACATCGCTTACTGCTTCATCGACCCGAGGATCAAGTACTGA
- a CDS encoding ABC transporter permease, which translates to MLKGSSSLSFWARARRLLRRPGGWNVVVGGGILLGFVIVAVFAGLLSPHDPYAQDLVNKLKPPAWSGGGSMSHLLGTDYLGRDILSRLIYGARISLLVGVATAVGAAFIGVTTGVIGGYLGGWVDAAIQRVVVLFQAFPFILLAILLVAITGAGTWKVVVILVLSRWPAFNRVARSEALSQRTREYVLAAEAMGSHWFRLMNRHVLPAVVAPSIVVATFSISGAILGEAGLSFLGLGVPIATPTWGNMLADGRNFMYADPWLTIPPGVALFLIVIAANVMGDGIRDLTDPRLRNRAR; encoded by the coding sequence ATGTTGAAGGGTTCTTCGAGCCTGTCGTTCTGGGCACGGGCGCGCCGGCTGTTGCGTCGTCCGGGTGGGTGGAACGTCGTGGTGGGCGGCGGCATCCTGTTGGGCTTCGTCATCGTCGCCGTGTTCGCCGGACTGCTGTCGCCACATGACCCCTACGCCCAGGATCTGGTGAACAAGCTCAAGCCGCCGGCGTGGTCCGGTGGTGGCAGCATGTCCCATCTCCTCGGCACGGACTATCTGGGCCGTGACATCCTCAGCCGCCTCATCTACGGTGCCCGGATCTCCCTGCTGGTCGGCGTCGCCACGGCCGTCGGGGCCGCCTTCATCGGTGTGACGACCGGTGTCATCGGCGGATATCTGGGCGGCTGGGTGGACGCCGCCATCCAGCGGGTCGTCGTGCTCTTCCAGGCGTTCCCGTTCATCCTGCTCGCGATCCTGCTGGTTGCCATCACGGGCGCCGGCACCTGGAAAGTTGTGGTCATCCTGGTGCTGTCGCGCTGGCCCGCGTTCAACCGGGTCGCGCGATCCGAGGCACTCAGTCAACGAACGCGCGAATACGTCCTGGCCGCCGAAGCCATGGGCTCACACTGGTTCCGGCTCATGAACAGGCACGTCCTGCCCGCCGTGGTCGCGCCCTCCATCGTCGTGGCGACGTTCTCCATCTCGGGAGCGATCCTCGGCGAGGCGGGTCTGAGCTTCCTCGGTCTCGGCGTGCCGATCGCCACCCCCACGTGGGGCAACATGCTCGCCGATGGCCGGAACTTCATGTATGCCGACCCCTGGCTGACGATCCCGCCCGGTGTCGCGCTGTTTCTCATCGTCATCGCCGCCAACGTCATGGGCGATGGCATTCGCGATCTCACCGACCCCCGGTTGAGGAATCGCGCTCGATAG
- a CDS encoding ABC transporter substrate-binding protein produces the protein MLIALATAGVFALTACNGGSGSGGAGATSSGVIVQDSTVTVGEQDEPPSWNIYAQSGTGSGNSQWGNIFDALLDWNYDKKEYDPYLATSWESSADLKTWTFHLRQGVKFSDGTPFTVDDVLFSFDRMKNHPDSLMASHFAHVTKMEAPDQSTVVLHLDTPIASFLSDIEGRMIVSKHAYDTMGEDKANHAMIGTGPFKLESWVEGQQMTLVRNDNFWGDKPSVQKLVLKVIPDDAARLAALKSGEVQIIRELPSQDIPTVKNTPGVKVVTNPGVRILFMPFNPTIKPYDDPRVREAISKAIDVHTIVDGVFDGTVTEMKGPMPDFIPGADPSWKGHVYDPEAAKALVQEIGGGQPVKITFTSATGNYPGDTQVNQVVVEQLKAVGFDVQFDSPDFAVLSANQSKGKVGFYLITKGGYQDAGAVYTQYWLAGQSKRTMWDDPALNDVLTKQAAEPDTTKREALLKDAGNMLVDQDAAIWFGTYENLWATADNIKWQPNAGEWINGTDIDVLQK, from the coding sequence GTGCTCATCGCGCTGGCGACGGCCGGCGTCTTCGCTTTGACGGCTTGTAACGGCGGTAGCGGTTCGGGAGGTGCCGGCGCGACGTCTTCGGGCGTCATCGTCCAGGACTCCACGGTGACCGTGGGCGAGCAGGACGAGCCGCCGTCGTGGAACATCTACGCGCAAAGCGGCACGGGCAGCGGCAACTCGCAGTGGGGCAACATCTTCGACGCGCTGCTCGACTGGAACTACGACAAGAAAGAGTATGACCCCTACCTGGCCACGAGCTGGGAGAGCAGCGCCGACCTGAAGACCTGGACGTTCCACCTGCGTCAGGGCGTGAAGTTCTCCGACGGGACGCCGTTCACCGTCGACGATGTGTTGTTCAGCTTCGACCGCATGAAGAACCACCCCGACTCGCTCATGGCGAGCCACTTCGCCCACGTGACGAAGATGGAAGCGCCGGACCAGTCCACAGTGGTGCTCCACCTCGACACCCCCATCGCCTCGTTCCTCTCGGACATCGAGGGCCGGATGATCGTGTCGAAGCACGCCTACGACACGATGGGCGAGGACAAAGCCAACCACGCGATGATCGGCACCGGCCCCTTCAAGCTGGAGAGCTGGGTCGAGGGTCAGCAGATGACGCTGGTTCGCAACGACAACTTCTGGGGCGACAAGCCGAGCGTCCAGAAGCTCGTGCTCAAGGTCATCCCGGACGACGCGGCACGGCTCGCGGCGCTCAAGTCCGGTGAGGTCCAGATCATTCGTGAACTGCCCTCGCAGGACATCCCGACGGTGAAGAACACCCCGGGGGTCAAGGTCGTCACCAACCCCGGTGTGCGCATCCTGTTCATGCCGTTCAACCCGACCATCAAGCCGTACGACGACCCCCGCGTGCGCGAGGCCATCAGCAAGGCGATCGACGTGCACACCATCGTCGACGGCGTGTTCGACGGCACGGTGACGGAGATGAAGGGCCCGATGCCGGACTTCATCCCCGGTGCGGACCCGAGCTGGAAGGGCCACGTCTACGACCCGGAGGCGGCCAAGGCGCTCGTGCAGGAGATCGGCGGTGGTCAGCCGGTCAAGATCACGTTCACCTCGGCGACGGGGAACTACCCGGGTGACACCCAGGTCAACCAGGTGGTCGTGGAGCAACTCAAGGCAGTCGGCTTCGACGTCCAGTTCGACTCACCTGACTTCGCGGTCCTGTCCGCGAACCAGAGCAAGGGCAAGGTCGGGTTCTACCTGATCACCAAGGGTGGTTACCAGGACGCCGGTGCCGTCTACACGCAGTACTGGCTCGCCGGGCAGTCGAAGCGAACCATGTGGGACGACCCGGCGCTCAACGATGTCCTCACCAAGCAGGCCGCCGAACCTGACACCACCAAGCGCGAAGCGCTGCTCAAGGACGCCGGCAACATGCTCGTGGACCAGGACGCCGCCATTTGGTTCGGCACCTACGAAAACCTGTGGGCGACCGCCGACAACATCAAGTGGCAACCGAACGCCGGTGAGTGGATCAACGGCACTGACATCGACGTCCTTCAGAAGTAG
- a CDS encoding S9 family peptidase gives MTTEPSYSLSDFLSAAHVKEFAPLSDGSGLVFVRDSLETGTAEIFRADASGGEPVRLTGVFHPELQTSPLAQHRAEPKAQLAVTAERVFFTSSRYYQAIDNIFSVSLDGSDLRQHTFHDAMIETSPAPSPDGSTLAYFTRTGRGTKVFLLDVRTPAAWPRLLSPGSDNERFPVWSPDGRWIAFERGGDTWLHEVATGNERRLAADAWSKVTGPVFAPDSGRVLVSASDSGFSQLAVVDVATGEVTGLTRLPRQHSAGSWAPDGQSITLTFADGVGLSNQVGVLRADGAGELVTLTGGTAMRGSPQFSPDGASVYYLEGASNRVHDIWAVSPNGGEPRQITFSMGSLDAARLSVAEEAWYPAEDSLPIRTLVFKPANFDPAKKYPVVVALHGHPGCWTHTMNALWQWVISRGVVLVAPNPRGTKGLGAAFHDLHDGDWGGVEFSDVMGVLDLIAELPYVDVHRKATWGGSGGGYMSFLIATRAPQVFDAQVIRAPVSAWKWIAMDRFTGQARYATATRDPQRAREEMGGSYTEIPDRYEERSPLNFVEHVTVPQLLLSARRDGSVPLNESRRWVARMKELGKGDLVDYVEYPDDDHSLLRYRETMRDQGERIVKFLAEHLDAPQIAEEKVS, from the coding sequence ATGACCACCGAACCGTCGTACTCGCTGAGTGATTTTCTTTCCGCGGCCCACGTCAAGGAGTTCGCGCCGCTTTCCGATGGGTCGGGGCTCGTGTTCGTCCGTGACTCGCTCGAGACCGGCACGGCGGAGATCTTCCGGGCGGATGCCAGCGGTGGCGAGCCGGTGCGGCTCACGGGCGTCTTTCACCCTGAACTTCAGACCTCGCCATTGGCGCAGCATCGCGCCGAACCCAAGGCGCAGCTCGCCGTGACCGCCGAGCGGGTCTTCTTCACCAGCTCGCGCTACTACCAGGCGATCGACAACATCTTCTCGGTCTCGCTCGACGGCAGCGACCTGCGTCAGCACACGTTCCACGACGCGATGATCGAGACGAGTCCCGCACCGTCGCCGGATGGCTCGACGCTTGCCTACTTCACGCGCACGGGCCGGGGAACGAAGGTGTTCCTGCTGGACGTACGTACACCCGCGGCTTGGCCTCGGCTCCTGTCACCGGGAAGCGACAACGAGCGGTTTCCGGTCTGGTCGCCCGACGGTCGGTGGATCGCGTTCGAGCGCGGCGGAGACACCTGGCTGCACGAGGTCGCGACCGGCAACGAGCGCCGACTCGCCGCGGACGCCTGGAGCAAGGTGACCGGCCCCGTCTTCGCGCCGGATTCGGGGCGCGTCCTCGTCTCGGCCAGTGACAGCGGATTCAGTCAGCTCGCCGTCGTCGACGTCGCCACCGGCGAGGTGACCGGCCTGACGCGGCTCCCGCGCCAGCATTCGGCGGGCTCCTGGGCGCCCGACGGGCAGTCGATCACGCTGACGTTCGCCGACGGCGTAGGCCTGAGCAACCAGGTCGGGGTGCTGCGCGCCGATGGCGCCGGCGAGCTCGTGACGTTGACGGGCGGCACCGCGATGCGCGGCAGCCCACAGTTCTCGCCCGACGGCGCCTCGGTCTACTACCTGGAGGGTGCCTCCAACCGGGTGCATGACATCTGGGCGGTTTCGCCGAACGGCGGGGAGCCACGCCAGATCACCTTCTCCATGGGCAGCCTCGACGCCGCCCGCCTGTCCGTCGCCGAGGAGGCCTGGTATCCGGCGGAGGACAGCCTGCCGATCCGGACGCTCGTCTTCAAGCCGGCGAACTTCGACCCGGCGAAGAAGTATCCGGTCGTCGTCGCCCTCCACGGCCACCCCGGCTGCTGGACGCACACGATGAACGCCCTGTGGCAGTGGGTCATCAGCCGTGGCGTCGTCCTCGTCGCGCCCAACCCGCGCGGCACCAAGGGGCTCGGCGCGGCCTTCCACGATCTCCACGACGGTGATTGGGGCGGGGTCGAGTTCTCCGACGTCATGGGCGTGCTCGACCTCATCGCCGAGTTGCCCTACGTCGACGTCCACCGGAAGGCGACGTGGGGCGGCAGCGGTGGTGGCTACATGAGCTTCCTGATCGCCACGCGCGCCCCGCAGGTGTTCGACGCACAGGTGATCCGGGCGCCTGTCTCGGCGTGGAAGTGGATCGCGATGGATCGGTTCACCGGCCAGGCGCGATACGCGACCGCGACGCGCGACCCGCAGCGGGCCCGGGAAGAGATGGGCGGCTCGTACACCGAGATTCCCGACCGTTACGAGGAGCGCTCGCCGCTGAATTTCGTCGAGCACGTCACCGTTCCGCAGTTGCTGCTGAGCGCCCGCCGGGATGGGTCGGTGCCGCTCAACGAGTCGCGGCGCTGGGTCGCTCGGATGAAGGAGCTCGGAAAGGGCGACCTGGTCGACTACGTCGAGTACCCCGACGACGATCACTCGCTGCTGCGGTATCGCGAGACCATGCGCGATCAGGGCGAACGGATCGTCAAGTTCCTGGCGGAGCATCTGGATGCTCCACAGATCGCTGAGGAAAAGGTGTCATGA
- a CDS encoding ABC transporter ATP-binding protein, with the protein MTIAANSLTRVPGRSDDPLLEVEKLSVVFVGLDATLPAVTDVAFGLYPGETLGVVGESGSGKSVSMMSMLGLTPGRVTSGQVRFDGKDLLKMSAEERRKIRGGPIAMVFQDPMSSLNPVQRIGHQLEETLKLHSPELNKAARKERVVELLRIVGVADPEQRVKQYPHQFSGGMRQRVMIAMAIANSPRVLIADEPTTALDVTIQAQVLDVLRKAKDETDAAVILITHDLGVIAEMADRVMVMYAGRVVEAGTVTELFDDPRHPYTKGLLGSALRVSERVERLNSIPGNPPNITHLPTGCSFHPRCSIANGRERCSTETPELIDVGGRWTACHFSDELRGAQS; encoded by the coding sequence ATGACTATTGCCGCGAATAGCCTGACCAGGGTTCCCGGGCGATCCGACGACCCGCTGCTCGAGGTCGAGAAGCTCTCCGTCGTCTTCGTCGGGCTCGATGCCACGCTGCCGGCCGTCACCGATGTGGCCTTCGGGCTCTACCCGGGCGAGACGCTCGGTGTGGTCGGCGAGTCCGGCTCCGGGAAGTCGGTCTCCATGATGTCGATGCTCGGGTTGACCCCCGGCCGCGTGACGTCGGGGCAGGTCCGGTTCGACGGCAAAGACCTACTGAAGATGTCCGCCGAGGAACGCCGCAAGATCCGCGGTGGCCCGATCGCGATGGTCTTCCAGGACCCTATGTCCTCGCTCAACCCGGTGCAGCGCATCGGGCATCAGCTCGAGGAGACCCTCAAGCTCCACAGCCCGGAGCTCAACAAAGCGGCGCGCAAGGAGCGCGTCGTCGAGTTGCTGCGGATCGTCGGTGTCGCCGACCCGGAGCAGCGGGTCAAGCAGTATCCGCATCAGTTCTCGGGTGGTATGCGCCAGCGCGTGATGATCGCGATGGCGATCGCGAACTCGCCCCGGGTGCTGATCGCCGACGAGCCGACGACGGCGCTCGACGTGACGATTCAGGCCCAGGTCCTCGACGTGCTGCGCAAGGCGAAGGACGAGACGGACGCCGCGGTCATCCTCATCACGCACGACCTCGGCGTCATCGCGGAGATGGCCGACCGGGTCATGGTCATGTACGCCGGTCGCGTCGTCGAGGCGGGCACGGTGACCGAGCTGTTCGACGATCCCCGCCACCCCTACACCAAGGGTCTGCTGGGCAGCGCGCTGCGGGTCAGCGAGCGGGTCGAGCGACTCAACTCGATTCCCGGCAATCCGCCGAACATCACCCACCTGCCCACCGGCTGTTCCTTCCATCCCCGGTGCTCCATCGCCAACGGGCGGGAGCGGTGCAGCACGGAGACTCCAGAGCTCATCGACGTCGGCGGCCGCTGGACCGCCTGTCATTTCAGCGACGAATTGCGGGGAGCGCAGTCATGA